In one Saccharibacillus brassicae genomic region, the following are encoded:
- the yqeK gene encoding bis(5'-nucleosyl)-tetraphosphatase (symmetrical) YqeK — translation MRYTRQELIDRVSAQMPARRWQHTLGVMHSAIELAERYGADPARAELAAIIHDVAKYWPVQRQSAVIAENGMNADLLNYDAPMWHSEVGAYVAEHEYGIEDREVIDAIRYHTSGREGMTLLDKVVCLADYIEPGRDFPGVELIREKARLSLEEGLVAGFDSTLRVLVERGQTIFPTTVLARNDLIRQLAQRESARQNKPVSEKKGG, via the coding sequence ATGCGGTACACGCGCCAGGAACTGATTGATCGCGTCTCGGCGCAGATGCCGGCGCGCAGATGGCAGCATACGCTCGGCGTCATGCACTCGGCGATCGAACTTGCCGAGCGCTACGGCGCCGATCCCGCCCGGGCGGAGCTTGCCGCCATCATTCACGACGTGGCCAAATATTGGCCCGTCCAGCGCCAGTCGGCGGTCATCGCCGAGAACGGCATGAACGCCGATCTGCTGAATTACGACGCGCCGATGTGGCATTCGGAAGTGGGCGCCTACGTGGCGGAACACGAATACGGCATCGAAGACCGCGAAGTGATCGACGCGATCCGGTATCACACCTCCGGCCGCGAAGGCATGACCCTGCTCGACAAAGTGGTCTGCCTGGCCGATTATATCGAGCCGGGACGCGATTTTCCGGGCGTGGAACTGATCCGCGAAAAAGCGCGTCTCAGCTTGGAAGAAGGACTGGTCGCCGGATTCGACTCCACGCTGCGTGTGTTGGTCGAACGGGGACAAACGATATTTCCGACAACGGTACTGGCCCGCAACGATCTGATTCGCCAGCTCGCGCAGCGCGAGTCGGCGCGGCAGAA
- a CDS encoding YqeG family HAD IIIA-type phosphatase — translation MFQTLLPKLQVDTVFDIDLEDLYKRGYRGIVTDLDNTLVGAKAPNATPELIAWFAKVKELGFQLVIVSNNNMNRVSVFATPLDIRFVHAARKPSHAPFRKAMELMKLSEKQTIVVGDQLLTDVLGGNRLGLYTVLVLPIAIGDEGWRTRFNRRVERVAIGRLRKMGKWLEEEKKK, via the coding sequence TTGTTTCAAACACTGCTGCCCAAGCTTCAAGTCGATACGGTATTCGATATCGACCTGGAAGATTTGTATAAGCGCGGCTATCGCGGCATCGTGACCGACCTGGACAACACGCTGGTCGGCGCCAAAGCCCCGAACGCCACGCCCGAACTGATCGCCTGGTTTGCGAAAGTGAAAGAGCTCGGTTTTCAACTGGTGATCGTATCCAACAATAATATGAACCGCGTGTCCGTATTCGCTACGCCGCTCGATATTCGTTTCGTGCATGCGGCCCGCAAGCCGTCCCATGCTCCGTTTCGCAAAGCGATGGAGCTGATGAAGCTCAGCGAGAAGCAGACGATCGTCGTCGGCGACCAGCTGCTTACCGACGTGCTCGGCGGCAACCGGCTGGGCCTGTACACCGTATTGGTGCTGCCGATCGCGATCGGCGACGAAGGCTGGCGCACCCGGTTCAACCGCAGGGTCGAACGCGTCGCGATCGGACGCCTGCGCAAAATGGGCAAATGGCTCGAGGAGGAAAAGAAGAAATGA
- the yhbY gene encoding ribosome assembly RNA-binding protein YhbY, whose protein sequence is MLTGKQKRYLRSEAHHLNAIFQIGKGGFNDQLVRHINEAIETRELLKITVLKNCDEEPKELGSKLAEAAEAELVQVIGRTIVLYKESKENKQIVLP, encoded by the coding sequence ATGCTGACAGGCAAACAAAAACGTTATTTGCGCTCCGAGGCGCATCATCTGAACGCGATCTTCCAGATCGGCAAAGGCGGATTCAACGATCAGCTCGTTCGGCATATCAACGAAGCGATCGAGACCCGCGAACTGCTCAAAATCACGGTGCTCAAAAACTGCGACGAAGAGCCGAAGGAACTCGGATCGAAACTGGCCGAAGCCGCGGAAGCGGAATTGGTACAGGTTATCGGCCGCACGATCGTGCTGTACAAAGAATCGAAAGAAAACAAGCAAATCGTACTGCCGTAA
- a CDS encoding shikimate dehydrogenase codes for MNRQRALKLGVIGDPIAHSKSPAMHNAALRELGLEGEYAAIHVTPQRLGDMIRSVREDGYRGINVTIPHKENVMPYLDELGEDARRIGAVNTIVNENGRLIGRNTDGIGYVRSLKEEAAAELTGRRIVVIGAGGAARGIVHALAAEAPDRITLLNRTTQRAEELAREWSDLIDLVALPADRAAQALESADLVINTTSVGMHPHVDGLPLDPALLRGTEIVSDLIYNPLETRLLRLARERGCRTHGGLGMFVYQGAYALEYWTGVPAPVSAMRRAVLASMEI; via the coding sequence GTGAATCGACAGCGTGCGCTCAAGCTTGGCGTGATCGGAGATCCGATCGCGCATTCCAAATCCCCGGCGATGCATAACGCCGCGCTGCGGGAACTGGGCCTCGAAGGCGAGTACGCGGCGATCCATGTGACGCCGCAGCGGCTCGGGGACATGATCCGTTCCGTGCGCGAAGACGGCTACCGGGGCATCAACGTGACGATCCCGCACAAGGAAAACGTCATGCCCTACCTCGACGAGCTGGGCGAAGACGCCCGGCGGATCGGCGCGGTCAACACGATCGTGAACGAGAACGGCCGGTTGATCGGCCGCAATACGGACGGGATCGGGTATGTCCGCTCCCTGAAGGAAGAGGCGGCGGCCGAATTGACGGGCCGCCGCATCGTCGTGATCGGGGCGGGCGGCGCCGCAAGAGGCATCGTGCATGCGCTCGCGGCCGAAGCGCCGGACCGGATCACGCTGCTGAACCGGACGACGCAGCGGGCCGAAGAACTGGCGCGCGAGTGGAGCGACCTGATCGACCTGGTCGCGCTGCCGGCGGACCGTGCGGCGCAGGCGCTCGAAAGCGCGGATCTCGTCATTAACACGACGTCGGTCGGGATGCATCCGCACGTGGACGGACTGCCGCTCGATCCCGCGCTTCTGCGCGGGACGGAAATCGTCAGCGACCTGATCTACAACCCGCTGGAGACGCGCCTGCTGCGCCTTGCGCGCGAGCGCGGCTGCCGGACGCACGGCGGACTCGGCATGTTCGTCTACCAGGGCGCTTATGCGCTGGAATATTGGACGGGCGTGCCGGCACCGGTCTCTGCCATGCGCCGCGCGGTGCTGGCAAGCATGGAGATTTGA
- a CDS encoding nicotinate-nucleotide adenylyltransferase, with product MKIGIMGGTFDPIHIGHLVAAETAREALGLDEVWFMPSHIPPHKAEAGFSGEERLHMVELAIGTQPAFRTLDIELRRGGVSYSADTMGELVAKYPHASFHFIVGTDMVNYLPKWERIEKLALLTRFAAVGRAGYKLDTSGLDALVAERIDHVDMPQLEISSTEIRDRLKKGVSARYLVPDNVYDYLRRSDAHAVHAPGTD from the coding sequence GTGAAGATCGGAATCATGGGCGGAACGTTCGACCCGATCCATATCGGGCATTTGGTCGCCGCCGAGACGGCGCGCGAGGCGCTTGGCCTGGACGAAGTCTGGTTCATGCCGTCCCATATCCCTCCGCACAAAGCCGAAGCCGGCTTCTCGGGCGAGGAACGGCTGCATATGGTGGAGCTCGCCATCGGCACGCAGCCGGCGTTCCGGACGCTCGATATCGAGCTTCGGCGCGGAGGCGTCTCTTATTCGGCGGATACGATGGGCGAGCTTGTGGCGAAATATCCGCACGCGTCTTTTCATTTCATCGTCGGCACGGATATGGTCAACTACTTGCCCAAGTGGGAACGGATCGAAAAGCTGGCTCTGCTGACCCGCTTCGCGGCCGTCGGCCGGGCCGGGTACAAGCTCGATACGTCGGGACTCGACGCGCTCGTCGCGGAGCGGATCGACCATGTCGACATGCCGCAGCTCGAAATTTCTTCGACGGAAATCCGCGACCGGCTCAAGAAAGGCGTGTCCGCGCGCTATCTTGTGCCCGATAACGTCTACGATTATTTGCGGAGGAGCGATGCGCATGCGGTACACGCGCCAGGAACTGATTGA
- the yqeH gene encoding ribosome biogenesis GTPase YqeH yields the protein MTERLEGSAVVRCSGCGAALQTEDPAGLGYIPQLKEEGAQICRRCFRIKNYNEVASVAVNQDEFLRMLSQIGDRKALVIHIVDLFDFDGSIITGLQRFVGSNPVILAVNKIDLLPKVTNWNKVRNWVQKQAKEAGLKTEEIVLCSAKKNLGFDRLLQEVADRRGDRDVYVVGATNVGKSTLINRLITDYSDLDEELTTSRYPGTTLDMVNIPLDDGKYIVDTPGIVYPSRYTELVTPGDMVKIMPEKPLKPAVYQLNEGQTLFIGGLARFDFVEGERQSFTFYTSGALKLHRTKLGRADELYADHLGELLTPPSLESGQNIPAWTRHEFRIPKGGAQDLFISGLGWIKANGESGAKAAVHAPKGVKVIMRGSLV from the coding sequence ATGACGGAAAGACTCGAAGGCTCGGCCGTCGTCCGCTGCAGCGGATGCGGAGCCGCGCTTCAAACGGAAGACCCGGCGGGACTGGGCTATATTCCGCAGTTGAAGGAAGAAGGCGCGCAGATCTGCCGCCGCTGCTTCCGGATCAAAAATTACAACGAAGTGGCTTCGGTTGCGGTCAACCAGGACGAGTTCCTGCGCATGCTCAGCCAGATCGGCGACCGCAAGGCGCTGGTGATCCACATCGTGGACCTGTTCGACTTTGACGGCAGCATCATTACCGGACTGCAGCGCTTTGTCGGCAGCAATCCGGTTATTCTCGCGGTCAACAAAATCGACCTGCTGCCGAAAGTGACGAACTGGAACAAAGTGCGCAACTGGGTGCAGAAGCAGGCGAAGGAAGCCGGTCTCAAGACCGAAGAGATCGTGCTGTGCAGCGCCAAAAAAAATCTGGGCTTCGATCGTCTGCTTCAGGAAGTCGCTGATCGCCGCGGCGATCGCGACGTCTATGTCGTCGGCGCGACGAACGTGGGCAAGTCCACGCTCATTAACCGCCTAATTACCGACTACAGCGATCTCGACGAAGAGTTGACGACGTCCCGGTATCCGGGCACGACGCTCGATATGGTCAATATCCCGCTCGACGACGGCAAATACATCGTCGATACGCCGGGGATTGTCTACCCGTCCCGCTACACGGAACTGGTGACGCCGGGCGATATGGTCAAGATCATGCCCGAGAAGCCGCTCAAGCCGGCCGTGTACCAGCTCAACGAAGGCCAGACGCTGTTTATCGGCGGACTGGCGCGGTTCGACTTCGTCGAAGGCGAACGCCAATCGTTCACTTTCTATACGAGCGGAGCGCTCAAGCTGCACCGGACGAAGCTCGGCCGCGCCGATGAGCTGTACGCCGATCATCTGGGCGAGCTGCTGACGCCGCCGTCGCTCGAAAGCGGGCAGAATATCCCGGCCTGGACGCGGCACGAATTCCGCATTCCCAAAGGCGGCGCCCAGGATCTGTTCATCTCCGGTCTCGGCTGGATCAAAGCGAACGGGGAGAGCGGCGCCAAAGCGGCCGTTCACGCGCCGAAAGGCGTAAAAGTCATTATGCGCGGTTCGCTGGTCTGA